AAAGGTTTTGTTAATTTATTCGGATAAAAGCTAAACAGTAAACACCTTTCCTGGTTCTGCTAATTCAGTATTCTCAAAAATTTCTTGTGCTTCTTTTTTGAATAAAGAAATGTCTTTATATCTACCTGAGTAATGGCCAATAACTAATTGATTTACATTTGCGTCTTTTGCAATTTGTGCAGCTTGTTTTGATGTAGCGTGTTTTGTCTTTTTAGCTAAATCTTCTCTATCACTTAAAAAAGTAGCTTCATGATACAATAAATCTGCATTTTCAATTATTGGTATAATATCTGGTTTATAACTTGTATCACTACAAAAAGCAAAACTTAAAGGTTTTGGCGGGTTTATTGTTATTTCAGCATTTGCTACAATTTCACCAGAAGCTAAAGTAAAGTCTCTACCTGCTTTAATGTTTAAATAATCTGCTTTTCCAATTTCTGGATACCCACTGATATTTAACATGTTCAATTTTCTTGGTTTCTCTTTTTCTGTA
The window above is part of the Polaribacter sp. SA4-12 genome. Proteins encoded here:
- a CDS encoding ribonuclease Z, which encodes MSITLTILGCHSATPRINAFPTSQYLEINNSHFLVDCGEGTQRQMRKYKVGFSKINHIFISHLHGDHFYGLVGLLSTYGILNREKDLHIYGPKGIKEVTLLQLKISQSHAKYKMIFHELTSKKSELIFEDDKVSVSTIPLTHRVYTNGYLFTEKEKPRKLNMLNISGYPEIGKADYLNIKAGRDFTLASGEIVANAEITINPPKPLSFAFCSDTSYKPDIIPIIENADLLYHEATFLSDREDLAKKTKHATSKQAAQIAKDANVNQLVIGHYSGRYKDISLFKKEAQEIFENTELAEPGKVFTV